The Pan paniscus chromosome 2, NHGRI_mPanPan1-v2.0_pri, whole genome shotgun sequence genome contains the following window.
TCAATGCCCAAGTCAGTGCAAGCGACCAAGACCGCACGATTTCCGTCAGGAGGAGGCCCAGGACTAACAACAAGCTGTACTGCAGGTTAGACTCTGTTGCCTGGGTATACTCCAAGAGGTGTTTCACCATGAAGGCCTACAGGGAGAGACACACACCACTGTCAACATCTCCACGGCACTCACACACAATGCCATAGTTTTATGTTAAGTTAGAAAGAGTAGGCAGCTCCACTCAGGGACCAGTGCGCAAGCAAAGCAAAACTTTGGAGGACCCAATTATTACAAGCTGCCTGCAGTAACTTACTCAGGGCATTCTGCAGGAGCTAGGTCTAATTGCAAACTTTCTTCCTTACAGGACATCATCAAAACCATTACTCTTTCTAATGTAACATAAACCTATCAATGAGCTGAAATTAACTCTAAACACATGGTCATTCAAAAGTATAGCTTTGACCTTATTCCAGTATCTCCACACATGGATACATTTCTTTACATGAAATTAAGACCTTTTTTTTGGATCGTTTCAAACGTGCTTATTTGATAAAAAGGAACAGTGTACCTACAGTTGTACTGGGGAAGAGTGAGAAGTGCATTTGCAAAACATTCCTGAAAATAAACATCAGCAGTTTAATAGTACAGAAGAGAGCAAACAAAGCAGGCTATCAAAAATCCAGAGACCCTCCCATGGGCCCGCCCCACTCCCGACTCCCtcccaaaaatgaaaacatgttacCTCAGGTAGCATATGTCTAACACCACCTGCAGAGGGAAGGCGGCCAGCCCCCAAGAACCACCGAGTGCCACCTCCAGCTGAGGTCCTGCAACGCCGgagcacacactcacacaagGCACATTCAGCAACAGTATTAAATACCAGGAAGTGGGAAGGAATGtacttttattgaaaatgaaaaaatataaaagtaccaTCTTCAAAGAGCATCTCACAAACACTGTACAGCAGGTGAAGCATTGCAGTAACATACATTGAAACATACAGAGTCGAGTTATACAGGACTAGCCATCTAACAGGTCATCTGGTCTCCGACGGTTGTTTAACGACACACAgtagaaatagagaacagaacCCATATCTGTTTCCAGAGTCCAAAGTAGTATATCAGGCTGACAGCACTCAATCAGTGAGGGCTCCTGAGGTTGCAATGATTCTGCAACGGAGTAGATTCTCTAGGAAAAAAGACCTTGCTGCTAaggaaagagaattaaaaacaaaacaaaacgaaaagcTCCCCAAAGAGGTACTCTGCTCAAAATGGCTGGTGCTACTGGTGCACTAAGTTGTGAGGAATTACCTCTGCTCGGGACAGAATAAAAAATCCTAGGCCTCAAGGAAAAAGTGGTGGCATCCTTCTGGGTCTTTTCAAGTCCTTGCATCTAAAAATCAATcttgacaaaaataaaacaaaaaaaccacaccaAAAGAAAGCCAAACCAATCCCCCAccctaaaggaagaaaaaaattgatgtgAAGCCCATCCACCCTTCTACCCAGGTGCCTTATAGCAAAGGTGACTGCAGCTGTAAGTCAGAGCTGAATGACAGACAAAAATGGAGGCCAGACACCACGGTCTGGAGGTAGCTACGCTGAATTCCAGAACCCAGACTCTCTCTGggttaatttcttgtttttcctgagaTTAAATTAATACCAGATGTCCACTAGGTCCTAGGAGATCCCCACCAATCAGATTTTTGCCAAGTCCCAGGAAATAACCTGATCAAATAGGAGACTTCAGATTCCAAGAACTACTGTATtccacctctcccctccctcaGATTTTTAGGTTTATATCCATTGCTTGGGTCACCACTGTATACAGCCGGGTTGCTGGTTTACTAGCAAGAAGATTGGCTTCTTTTCCAGTATGCAATCCAAAATGTGGAACTGAGTCACAGGGCCAAAGCCCCCTTTTCCTCACGTGAAGCAACTCAGTAAGATGGCGGTGCAGTGAAGCCTGTTCCCACACACCTCGGCACTGATGGAGCAGTCTCCAAAGGAAGGCTGAAAGGACAGCAGGTGGTTGCCTTGGGCTCCTTCCTTCCCATACCTTTAGAGTGCCATTTTTCAGCACTGGGTAATAGCATCAGCGCCTCCCAGATGGGAGGAGCAGGGAAGGTAAAAGACATAGTGAATGTTTACACTATGCGAAACTTTCAAAGGGGGGGAAAAAGAGGAAACAGCAGATTAAAGAAGTTCCAACACATCGGGTTTTTAAATAACAATGACATTCCAAACCATTTTTAggggataaagaaaaaagaggttttcATGAAAAATCCAAccaaaatttagtttttaaaaagttacaaatgTATCATTTAAATCTAAACAAACTGGAAGAAAACTTGAGACTGTTAGCATAGCTGTCTGGCTGTGGAAAGCATTCCCAGTGAATAAACATTACCTTACCTGAACTCTTGGCGAGAGATTCTGCCCAGCTTGACTCTCTCATTCTGACCGCAGAATACAGCCATCCTGAAAATTCTAAAGAACAGCTTCTGTCACTGGTTCCACTACAGAGAGACTCCCCCCAAATCCAGATCCTGACAGCACCACGCAAGTTGCAGGTGGAGAGAGGTTGGAAGGGTGGGAAACTTACCTCTCTAAGGGTTTtacactgtcctttccccaaaagGCCCTCGAGCAGAGTTAGCATTCACCAAGAGAGAGCACTGCAGGAGGCGGCCTTCTCTTGCAGCTCTACGGTGCGATGCTAATTCTTTATACACAGATCATAGGTGAGGCCTGGTCTTTTAGAACTGTCTTAATCCAAAAAGGCCCCAAAGCATCTCTATAAGTGTAGCAATGTGGCTACACAGGACCACACTGTTAGAGATTCTGGTACTCCATTAACATTACTATGACCCCCGGGCACCCTGCACATACAGCGGCAGTCCCCACTGGCGTCACCAAAACCTTGGATCATCTTGGTGTATAAATGTCAGCATCAGCTGGCTGGCAggtaaaaacaaacagaacacaACTTGACTGTGTTTCATTTGTTCTGTGTATGGCTACCAAGGTTCGGTGAAACACAAGCGGggacaagaaataaaaatgccgTTTTATTTGGGGAGCCCGTATGTGGGCAGTCTGTCCTTACACAGGTTTCTGTAAGAACAGATTAAGCTAGTTTGAAAGTCATGCCAGATTAGAAAACTTGTAAAAATCTAAAACGAAATGTTCCTCAAAAGGATTTAAGTCCACAGACAGGAGGTTTACTCACTGCTAGTACTAatctcaaaaccagcctggtttTTCAATTTccaatgaaaaagaaacatattaGAATCGGAGTTCCAAAAAAGGAAGTGTGTATTGTTTACACTTTCAAATCTATAAAAGAGATTATGGATGAGTCCATTACTTTCTCAGCTCTAGGACAGAATCCCATGAAATAACACTGGCCTTAAGGTGCTCTTCCCTGAaagggcagagagaagaaaaagcatgCTGCTGCTTTCCTGTTAAAGGAGGGCTCTTAGCTTTCCCTGGCAGCTAGAACAGTTTCCTAGAGGTTAGTACCCCAGTGTTCTGCACCATAAATGAGAGAATAAGGAATATACGGATGTTCAGGGGAGGGACTGTGAAGCCACCAAGCTGAATACGGATAGGTAccatctttttcaaaaaataaaaaataaaaatcccagcaatccatggaattttttttagagGGGAGCCAATGAAGTTCTTGCATTGTCCAAATGGAATCAAGAAAGCCCATGATCACTTTATTCGCAAAGCCTGCATATGGTGCTACCCAGAGGAATGAATTCTATGAGATCAGAGCAGCCACCAGCCCTGTAGTGAAACAATGACAGAAGCTCTTCTTGGGGGAAGCTGGCTCTATGAAAATGTTTGCCATTTTGGTAAATTACATAACACAACATTTCAGTTACATGGTCCTTCTTACTTAAAACTTTTATATAAAGTATGTTAGTTGgtcaattattaataatatagaaaCCCAATACCAGAAAAGTAGTGTTCTCTGCTTCAGAAAAGAGATCAAAACTTTAACAAGAGGCATCAAacgttaaaaaaataaaaacaaaaacaaaactgcaaaTTAGTTTTACCTAATTGCCATGCATCTTAGGCACATACTTACCAAAACCATGAACCTCCAGCTTACCCACATATGGAAAACGCACAGTACAAGCAGTACTGCTCCGATGCCTCAAGGCAAATGTGTAGAGAATAGATTTAATCAAGGTCTCAAGTGTAAGGCAGCACAGCAGGTGTAAGAAACAGGTGCCCAGGAAACAGAGTGAACGTCAAAGGCTCTCTTGTCTACTCTGCATCAGTACAGACTGGGGAAAACCACGGCTGCCACCCCAACACTTGCCACACAGTCACACTATAAGCCAAACTTAAACGGACTCCAGGTCAGACTCTAAAATCCTCGACAGTCCTCTAGTTTTCTCAGGGCTTATTTGCCACAGACCTGCCAAACATGTGATAACTGCCTCCAGGCACTTGGTATGTCCCCGGCGCTGGCTCACCAGCCCGGGCCACACAACGTGCTCTCACCCACTCATAGCACTGCAAGACACATCTGCCTGCACCGACTGTCAGTTCATGTTAACACATAACCGAGAAGCACAGTCCTGTGCAGAACTGGAGTCAGTTCCATTTCACCCCCACCCAGAAATCAAGCCAGTTCCATTTCTTCTCTGGCAACACTGCCCTTTCATCCTTCCAGCTGTTGCCAAAATCCATCGACCCCTTTCAACAGACCTGAAGGCATCTCTGAGACTGCTACCTAGCCCAAAGCTGAGCACAACCTCTGCAACAGAATAAGAGTGTTAGAGCTGGCCGTGGCCGGGCCCCTGGAGACTGTCGGAAAGGATGGTTAGAACTTACTGGTCCACTGAAGCCAGCCAGCTGCGTGATCATCAGGCACACGATGGACAGGATGAGCCTGGTGCGGCAGAAGATCCACACAACCCTTCGCAGGGAAGCAGCGTCTGGCCCAACTTCATTCAGCTCTTCTTGCCACAGTCTCTCTAGTCTTAACAAGGGCACACGTCCTCGTTACACATCTCCTCGGGGGAAAGGCACACCTAGCTCCCCGCCTGCCACCACTTTTTGTCTCCAGGTTTTGCCACCACTCACACAAGTCTCTCCTTTAAAATTACGTACATAGTCTTCACCTTCTGGGAAAAAATACCCTTCCTAGGGAACTACACATTTACCCTGTATAAGGAGCCTCCCAGGATACAGAAAATGATGAGAGCAAAAGCCTTTCTTTCCACCCAGGAAAATGATCCCTGAATGCAATTTGTGAATAAGAACTTTCTTTTTCAGGGGCCCCCAACACTTTCTGAAGGTTCCTGTGGTAAAATGTAAAGTTGTAAACTAGATTTTAATCATGACAATCAGCTACCACAAAAATGTATTCTGTCACAAGGCAGCAACATAATCTCCCTGCAGACTCAGGAAGAGAAGCggggctgagagagagagagaaagcccgTGGTTAAAACAGGATCAAAGGTGAAATAGGAGATAAAGCAAAAGAGCAAAGAGAAAGTCATCCCCAGGCCACCCGCCCTCCACTGGACAGCTCGGCTCTTTAAAGACACAGAGCTGTGGACTTCACACTCCTAGCTCAGGCCCTGCCCACCCGGCATGGGGGAGATGAGGGTGGACCAGAGGCGCCTACCTTCTGCAGTTCACGTCAGAAGACTCGTGCTTGGACAGAGACCACACGTCTTCCATTGAGAGCTCCCCCTTCTTGTGGGCCACACGGGCCAGAGAAGAAAGCCACGAAAAAGTCATACAGGAAAAAAGCCCAGCATTGTCCACTGGGTGCTGGTGTCTAAGGAGAGAAAACCGAAATCACAAAGCTATCAACACGCACAGAGAGGGCAGCCCGTGTTTAATGGACACTGTTTAGTGAACACAGCTCTTAGCTAAAGACCAGTCTTCCCAGCTGATCTAATCTTAGCCTGAATGTTCTAAAATGGCTttgatgggccgggcgcggtggctcacacctgtaatcccagcactttgggaggccgaggcaggcagatcatgaggtcaggagattgagactatcctggccaatatggtgtaaccccgtctctactaaaaatacaaaaaaattagctgggcttggtggtggtgcacgcctgtagtcccagctactcaggaggctgaggaggcaggagaatcgcttgaacccaggaggcggaggttgcagtgagccgagatcatgccactggcgacagagcaagactccatctcaaaaaaaaaaaaaaaaaaaaaaaaaaaggcctttgatGCTTCACTGTCATCACTCAGCACGGCATCTTACTTGGAAGTAGTCCGGATGGGCTTCAGAGCACTCAAGCCATGATGGTACTTTCCCTTGGGATGCTCCTCATCCAGGATTCTGAGCTGAGAATGCATGGAGGCATCAAGAGAGAGGCCCTCGGCTCGGGCTGCTGTTTCCAAGGCATCTTGGCATTCCAACTGTTCCAGCAGATAGGGAGAAAGGCAGGAGCACAGTTAATACAGAAGCGAGAGGCAAACGGAACTGATGAAACAGCTCAAACTGCAAACTGGACTCATCTTAACTAAGAAATTCCAAGCAAGGGTCAGGAGGTTAAACACTAACTTTGTATGATTTGAACCCATTGGGGAACATTAagctagatatttaaaaattttaaacagttttcttttttttttttttagcatctttAGGTTTTACAGAAAAACTGATCAGATAGTACAGAATGCTCCCATATACCTCTGTACCTCTCCCGTCCTCCTCATCTGTttttcctattattaacatcttccaTTAGTGTGGTAcctttgttacaattgatgagccaATACAGAttcattattaactgaagtccataGGTTACATTAGGGTCCgctctttgtttttttgggtttttttgagatagagtctcgctctgtcacccaggctggagtgcagtggcgcaatctcggctcattgcaacctccacctcccgggttcaagcgattctcctgcctcagcctcctgagtagctgggattacagggatgtgccaccatgcctggctaatttttgtatttttagtagaggtggggtttcaccatgttggtcaggctggtttcgaactcctgacctcatgatccacctgcctcggcctcccaaagtgctgggattacaggcatgagccaccgcgcccggccctgtttttattttattttatttttgagatggagtctcgctctgttgcccaggccggaatgcagtggcatgatcttggatcactgcaatctcagcctccccggttcaagcaattctcatgtctcagcctccgagtaggggggttacaggcgtgcaccaccatgcccagctaatttttgtatttttagtagacacggggtttcaccatgttggccaggatggtcttgatctcttgacctcgtgatccacccacctcagcctcccaaagtgttgggattataggtgtgagccgccgcgcccagcttATGGACCACTCTTTGTGTTCTatgttctaaaatttacatttttattaccaAATGTTTTATCTTCTGTTTCCCAATATGGATTGAGAGTCAATTATTTCACTACTAACTGCAAATCTGATTGCCCATTTTCTATGACAAAAATTTCCATCAGCCCCAATTAAACAGCCCTGCCACGCAGAAAGAGCCTGGATGTACACGTGCCTCCCCTGTCGCAGCAGCAGCAGGGAGAACAGAACGTGAGTTCTCATCCTGGCTGCACAGCTGAAGAGCTCTACACTTCCCTGCAGCATGCGGCAAAGGATCTCATGAGCTGAAATATAAAGTTACACGTATTTACTAACTAGAAAGCATATAAATGTTCGTTCATTAGATTAACAAAAGTGCATGCAAAAGTGCATTCTAAGTCTGACTGTGGCAGAAGAGGGTGGGTCAAGAATCTAGACACACTTATCCCCCGTTTACTCTAAAAGTAACTCAAACGTTTATGCTTTCCTGTTGTAGAAGCAGAAGCTTCATtttcctcaatttccttatcttccTTTTCTGTCTTAGCAGTGAAAGTCACATTATTACAAATATTTCCAGCAATTATTGTGAAACAGTAAAAAACAgatctcagctgggcatggtggctcgcgcctgtaatcctgacactttggaaGGAtcggttgagctcaggagttcaagaccaccctgggcaacacagcaacacaccatctctacaaaaagtaaaaaaaatcagccaggcatggtgatgcgtgcctgcagtaccagctacttgggagatggaggcaggaggatgacttcagcccaggagttggaggctgcaatgagctatgatcgcaccactgcactccagcctgggtgacagagcaagactctgtctctaaaagaaggaaaaaaaacccaaaaaacaaacaaaaaaaaaaaaccaaggagaATAGATCCCCAAATCAAGAAAAAGTTAAGTGGTTTAGCACCTAACACACCAAGCCTTATACAAAGCAGTTGATTTTTATACATCACCTCCTTTCCCACCAAAGAACAGCGGGAACTTAAACATTAACGAACTGAACGGGTAGAATTTTGTATCCAGGGGTCAGCTGGATGCCTGGGCAGATCAAACACAATAGCTTTAGTTCACAGCACAGTTAAGTATCTTTAGATAACTTCTGGTATTAGGAAAGCACATAGCCCTGCAAAGCACACTCCTTTCCTTTTGTCAAAGGCAAGTCAGACCAGTTTCAAGAGAATAATGGTACAACATGACAGGAGTCAACAACAAGAACGAACTCGCTCTTAAATGAAGTCCATATGTATAAGGTCAACACTTAATTTAGTGGTTAGGGACTACGGCACTTGATAATGAGCTGAGGACTGCCGAGATTTAAGTACATTACAAAGGTTTTTCTTACCTATGAGCTGCATATAACCACAAGGGGAAGGAAAAAACCTCCTGGATTGAGAGAGAaagatacactaaaaatacaagcaCACCTACTTTAAGTGAGTAGAAACTGGGAATCTGTACAGAGTAGGTACAGAATGTTACAGGGACCAGCCTTATTTGGATATCCAAAGCTTCAGAAGATGACAAAAGATCTGAAAAATGTCACTTCAAATACATTGCCAAAATGGACTATACGTTGGGCTATAAAGCAAACCTCAACAAATCTCAAGACTGACATCATGTATACATGCACTCTGACCACTTTAGGATTTAATTAGAGTTCAgtaacaaagatttttaaaatatctgaatgTTCAGAAATTATGCAATATACTTCTAAGTAATGTAAGTGAAAGAAAACATCAAACGGGCATGACAATTTGTACCTATATAATCTcaacttctcaggaggctgaggtgggaggattgcttgagctcaggagtttgaggctgcagtgaactttgatctcaccactacactccagactgggcaacagaacaagactctatctctttaaattaataaata
Protein-coding sequences here:
- the ABCC5 gene encoding ATP-binding cassette sub-family C member 5 isoform X2, giving the protein MKDIDIGKEYIIPSPGYRSVRERTSTSGTHRDREDSKFRRTRPLECQDALETAARAEGLSLDASMHSQLRILDEEHPKGKYHHGLSALKPIRTTSKHQHPVDNAGLFSCMTFSWLSSLARVAHKKGELSMEDVWSLSKHESSDVNCRRLERLWQEELNEVGPDAASLRRVVWIFCRTRLILSIVCLMITQLAGFSGPNFQDGCILRSE